In a single window of the Cucurbita pepo subsp. pepo cultivar mu-cu-16 chromosome LG18, ASM280686v2, whole genome shotgun sequence genome:
- the LOC111780708 gene encoding U-box domain-containing protein 33-like — MLTEQCGCRPMTQENLSSLSLFSFVVMRARMSFSLYTSNPLKTHSCHFHSHINSHCSLRIWRAKETERERELRMEEEFQGRPAELQLQCCSARIMSPEIVEIGDESKTIISSSDRGATDVYVAVGKDDIDVLKWALDHAVSPGCCVFLIHVFPPLTYIPTPVGRLARSQLSQEQLRVYINEENNRRRNLLQKYIRLCTDAKVTVDTLLLESNTTSKAILQLIPVLNITNLVIGTKNPLSTRLLGKRMAKGEFVKKNAPECCEVTIVYEGKKVDERHQEMGLLPSSQNSGCRRRRSGKNLFECVCLFSRSGSD; from the exons atgTTGACAGAACAATGTGGCTGCAGGCCCATGACACAAGAGAATCtatcctctctttctctcttttcctttgtGGTTATGAGAGCAAGaatgtctttttctttgtataCTTCCAACCCACTAAAAACACATTCTTGTCATTTTCATTCTCATATCAATTCTCATTGTTCTTTGCGCATTTGGAGAGCgaaagagacagagagagagagagagctaaGAATGGAAGAGGAGTTTCAAGGAAGGCCAGCAGAGTTACAACTGCAATGCTGCAGTGCAAGGATCATGTCACCGGAGATCGTCGAGATTGGAGACGAAAGTAAGACTATTATCAGTAGCAGTGACCGTGGTGCAACCGATGTCTATGTCGCCGTTGGTAAAGATGATATAGATGTGCTTAAATGGGCCCTTGATCATGCTGTCTCACCTGGTTGTTGTGTCTTTCTTATCCATGTTTTTCCTCCTCTCACCTACATCCCTACTCCAG TTGGAAGATTAGCAAGGAGTCAACTGAGCCAAGAACAACTGAGAGTGTACATCAATGAGGAAAACAATAGAAGGAGAAATCTCTTGCAAAAGTACATCCGGTTATGCACTGACGCCAAG GTGACAGTGGACACATTACTTCTGGAGAGCAACACGACATCCAAAGCAATCCTTCAACTAATTCCAGTGCTCAACATCACCAATTTAGTCATAGGAACCAAAAATCCACTTTCCACAAG GCTATTGGGGAAAAGAATGGCGAAAGGAGAGTTTGTGAAAAAGAATGCACCAGAATGTTGCGAGGTTACCATTGTTTATGAGGGCAAAAAGGTCGATGAGCGTCACCAGGAAATGGGgttgcttccttcttctcaAAACTCCGGTTGCCGTCGCCGGCGCTCCGGCAAGAACTTGTTCGAGTGTGTGTGCTTGTTCAGCAGGTCGGGAAGCGATTAA
- the LOC111780706 gene encoding L-type lectin-domain containing receptor kinase S.1 codes for MERQRRRRRRRPLLLLLQLCIFFILFFPSYAVDFLFNSFTNGSNGTDIILISDARFDSPVIRLNNDSNPNSIGRAFYHTKLIMKPTSNSTTISSFSTTFVFSILLEVATSPGFGMAFVLSNSTSPPDVIAGQYFGLFTNSTTHVVAPLLAVEFDTGRNTEFNDPDDSHIGIDLNSMLSIKTQTAGYFDHSGIFVPIQMRNGQNLRAWIEFDGSNFEINVTIAPIGIPRPSKPTLSFRDPEIANYVSNEMFVGFSASKTKWVEAQRILAWSFSDTGVAREINNTNFPVFMRASPPSSLSPGSVAGIVIGSVVFVILIGFVGFLYWRKNRASEEDDEIEDWELEYWPHRFSNEELSQATDGFSDKNLLGSGGFGRVFKGTLPNNTEIAVKCVNHDSKQGLKEFMAEISSMGRLQHKNLVQMRGWCRKGNELMLVYDYMPNGSLNRWIFDKPTTLLGWKQRRRVLADVAEGLNYLHHGWDQVVIHRDIKSSNVLMDSEMRGRLGDFGLAKLYQHGETPNTTRVVGTLGYLAPEIATVATPTAASDVYSFGVVILEVACGRRPIEMAVEEEEMVLIDWVRDLYSAGRLIAAADLRIREEYETEEMELMLKLGLACCHPDPERRPTMREVVAVLIGEQQTAESVELLSGLSGGAVDGSPEV; via the coding sequence ATGGAACGACAACGGCGGCGGCGACGACGACGACCTCTGTTACTTCTACTTCAGCTCTGtatcttcttcatccttttctttccctcttaCGCAGTTGATTTCCTCTTCAATTCGTTCACAAACGGCTCGAATGGCACCGACATCATTCTCATTAGCGACGCGAGGTTCGATTCCCCTGTAATTCGTCTCAATAATGACTCAAACCCAAATTCAATCGGGCGAGCTTTCTATCACACGAAGCTGATTATGAAACCCACTTCGAATTCAACTACgatctcttctttttcaactaCTTTCGTGTTTTCAATTTTGCTGGAAGTCGCTACTAGTCCAGGCTTCGGTATGGCCTTCGTTCTTTCCAATTCCACTTCACCTCCCGACGTCATAGCGGGTCAATACTTCGGTCTCTTCACAAATTCCACTACCCATGTCGTTGCTCCGCTTCTCGCCGTTGAATTCGACACCGGTCGAAACACGGAGTTCAACGATCCCGATGATAGCCATATCGGAATCGATTTGAACAGTATGTTGTCGATAAAAACACAGACCGCTGGGTATTTTGACCATAGTGGAATTTTTGTTCCAATTCAGATGAGAAATGGGCAAAACCTTCGCGCTTGGATCGAATTTGATGGGTCCAATTTCGAAATCAATGTCACGATTGCCCCAATTGGAATTCCTCGTCCATCGAAACCCACTTTGAGTTTTAGGGATCCTGAAATAGCAAATTATGTATCGAATGAAATGTTTGTGGGATTTTCAGCGTCGAAGACAAAATGGGTTGAGGCGCAGAGGATTTTGGCTTGGAGTTTTAGTGACACTGGTGTTGCTAGAGAGATTAACAACACGAATTTCCCTGTGTTTATGAGAGCATCACCGCCGTCTTCCTTGTCGCCGGGATCTGTTGCCGGTATTGTAATCGGCAGTGTTGTGTTTGTGATCTTAATTGGATTTGTGGGGTTTTTGTATTGGCGAAAGAACAGAGcaagtgaagaagatgatgaaattgaGGATTGGGAGCTCGAATATTGGCCTCACAGATTCTCTAACGAGGAGCTTTCACAGGCCACTGATGGATTTTCGGATAAGAATCTGTTGGGTTCCGGTGGATTTGGAAGAGTATTCAAAGGAACTTTACCAAACAACACGGAAATCGCCGTGAAGTGCGTAAATCACGATTCAAAACAGGGGCTAAAGGAATTCATGGCGGAAATCTCGAGCATGGGTAGGCTTCAACATAAAAATCTAGTCCAAATGCGTGGATGGTGTCGAAAAGGCAATGAATTAATGTTGGTATACGATTACATGCCGAATGGAAGCCTTAATCGGTGGATTTTCGACAAACCCACAACGCTACTCGGCTGGAAACAGCGCCGCCGTGTGCTCGCTGACGTTGCAGAGGGTTTGAACTATCTCCACCATGGTTGGGACCAAGTGGTGATTCACAGAGACATAAAATCAAGCAACGTGTTAATGGATTCGGAAATGAGAGGCAGACTGGGCGATTTTGGGCTGGCAAAACTGTACCAACACGGCGAGACTCCAAATACCACGCGCGTCGTTGGGACCTTGGGGTATTTAGCGCCGGAGATTGCAACGGTGGCTACTCCGACGGCGGCTAGCGATGTGTATAGTTTTGGGGTTGTGATTCTTGAAGTAGCATGTGGGCGGCGACCGATTGAGATGGCagtggaggaagaagaaatggtaCTTATAGATTGGGTGAGGGATCTTTACTCCGCCGGACGGTTGATTGCGGCGGCGGACTTGCGAATCAGAGAGGAGTATGAAACAGAGGAGATGGAGTTGATGTTGAAGCTTGGTTTAGCTTGTTGTCATCCAGACCCTGAACGGCGGCCGACAATGAGGGAGGTTGTGGCTGTTTTGATTGGAGAACAACAGACAGCTGAGTCAGTGGAACTTTTGTCGGGATTGTCCGGCGGCGCTGTTGATGGCAGTCCAGAAGTTTGA
- the LOC111780704 gene encoding ferric reduction oxidase 8, mitochondrial has product MYKFTTQTQTPNSQTENRGRIISNMNRNHKARAVLLTAIEVFMILLCAGWVSLWLLKPTDLWTRKWRVAENTARASVFGYYGLNFVVYTFPVVALVIIGLVYLNIKHSKPQTCRQTKFSTFSNTLSNPLVVNSYVGILSGIELLGVALFLLFLAWTFYARISKDFRKLMPEESLNLKIWELKYLRVATRFGLLAEACLGLLLLPVLRGLAPFRLIGIQFEASVKYHVWLGTAMVLFGTFHGASTLFIWGISNQIQDQVWKWQNTGRIYIAGEITLITGLVIWITSLPQIRRIKFEIFYYTHHLYIVFFVFFLFHAGDRHFYMVFPGLFLFAIDKILRIIQSRTETCVVSARVLPCKAVELTLPKDQRLKYKPTSVVYVKIPRISRFQWHAFSLISSSSVDDETMSIVVKCNKSWTKSLYEIINTEREGESDQLKCISVAVEGPYGPASLDFLRYDHLILIAGGIGVTPLLSILQEITSMKNNTKFICPARIQLIHVMKKSHDVALLSSILPLLLKRLDGKMHLQLKVFVTQELQSGSTLTELLNKFSQMQTIQSSVNRSSYAAHGLESLGWMAVITGLISIVFFVALIVFNHIVVPTKKASKKTKDRTPSWISDLLLMSSFALAILSGVVVGIVLRRRRLKKGNLALIQSLNQTKNTTPSSVARGSRQEEHEIHFGERPNFIEIFSDINNPAGKSDIGVISSGPEAMNLSVAKACKQMSGGSRKGSKKNRQQLSFHSLNFTL; this is encoded by the exons ATGTATAAATTCacaacacaaacacaaacccCAAATAGCCAAACAGAAAACAGAGGACggataatttcaaatatgaatAGAAATCATAAGGCAAGAGCCGTTCTTCTTACTGCTATCGAAGTGTTCATGATTCTTCTATGTGCTGGTTGGGTTTCTCTGTGGCTATTGAAACCCACAGATCTCTGGACAAGAAAATGGCGTGTTGCTGAAAACACTGCCCGAGCATCTGTATTTGGATACTATG GTCTCAACTTTGTGGTGTATACCTTTCCTGTTGTTGCTCTGGTTATAATCGGACTGGTTTATTTGAATATCAAACACTCCAAGCCACAAACTTGCAG GCAAACGAAGTTTTCAACCTTTTCCAATACTCTTTCGAACCCACTTGTTGTGAACAGCTATGTGGGTATTTTATCTGGAATTGAGCTTCTGGGTGTTGCTTTGTTTCTCCTCTTCCTGGCTTGGACGTTCTATGCTCGAATATCTAAAGATTTCAGAAAGTTGATGCCCGAAGAATCACTCAACTTGAAGAT ATGGGAACTCAAGTATTTAAGAGTAGCCACCAGGTTTGGTTTGCTAGCAGAGGCCTGTTTGGGGCTGCTTCTTCTGCCTGTCTTGAGAGGGTTGGCTCCATTTCGGCTAATTGGCATTCAGTTTGAAGCTTCAGTGAAGTATCACGTCTGGCTTGGCACTGCAATGGTGTTGTTTGGCACCTTCCATGGCGCCAGCACCTTGTTCATCTGGGGGATCAGCAACCAGATTCAAGATCAG GTGTGGAAATGGCAGAACACCGGCCGGATTTACATCGCCGGGGAGATTACTTTGATTACAGGATTAGTGATTTGGATCACTTCCCTGCCTCAGATAAGGAGAATCAAATTTGAGATCTTCTACTACACACACCATTTATACATTGtcttttttgtgttcttcttgtttcatGCTGGAGATAGACACTTTTACATGGTATTTCCTGGACTGTTTCTCTTTGCCATTGATAAGATCCTCCGAATTATTCAGTCTAGAACCGAAACGTGTGTCGTCTCGGCTCGAGTCCTCCCCTGCAAAGCTGTGGAACTAACTCTGCCAAAAGACCAGA GGCTGAAGTACAAACCAACTAGCGTTGTGTATGTGAAGATACCAAGGATTTCCAGATTTCAGTGGCATGCTTTCAGCTTGATTTCCAGCTCGAGTGTTGATGATGAAACAATGTCGATCGTCGTTAAATGTAATAAGTCATGGACGAAGTCTTTGTATGAGATAATCAACACCGAACGAGAGGGAGAGTCGGATCAGTTGAAGTGCATCTCCGTTGCAGTCGAGGGCCCTTATGGACCTGCCTCCTTGGACTTCCTAAG ATATGATCACTTGATTCTGATTGCTGGAGGAATTGGAGTAACCCCACTTTTGAGCATTTTACAGGAGATCACTTCTATGAAGAACAACACTAAATTCATCTGCCCTGCAAGAATCCAACTTATACACGTCATGAAAAAGTCCCACGACGTTGCGCTACTCAGCTCGATCTTACCTTTACTACTGAAACGCTTGGATGGAAAAATGCATTTGCAGCTCAAAGTATTCGTGACACAAGAACTGCAATCTGGTTCAACTCTAACCGAACTGCTAAACAAGTTCTCTCAAATGCAGACGATACAATCGAGCGTGAACCGTTCAAGCTATGCAGCACATGGGCTTGAAAGCTTAGGCTGGATGGCTGTAATTACTGGACTGATATCAATCGTGTTCTTTGTCGCCCTTATCGTCTTCAACCATATCGTCGTTCCAACCAAGAAAGCCTCCAAAAAGACAAAAGACAGAACCCCATCTTGGATCTCGGATCTTCTTCTGATGTCTTCCTTCGCTTTAGCTATCTTATCCGGGGTGGTCGTCGGGATTGTTTTACGACGGAGAAGACTGAAGAAAGGAAATCTAGCACTCATCCAAAGCCTAAACCAAACCAAGAACACAACTCCAAGTTCAGTAGCAAGAGGAAGTAGACAAGAAGAACATGAAATACATTTTGGAGAAAGGCCTAACTTCATAG AGATATTCTCCGACATCAACAACCCGGCAGGCAAATCGGACATCGGTGTGATCAGCAGCGGGCCGGAGGCAATGAACTTGTCAGTAGCCAAAGCTTGTAAGCAAATGTCTGGAGGTTCAAGGAAAGGCTCAAAGAAGAACAGACAGCAACTCAGTTTCCATTCCCTCAACTTCACTCTCTGA
- the LOC111780707 gene encoding DEAD-box ATP-dependent RNA helicase 20-like has product MNPYDHRYADPNSYRERRSDLVGPQPAAPPPMAGRESMYKGFHPPPVPYYGRERGGGGALPNAGGFNGFPRFQPPAGPFNIGRSGNDFGSGGRRMFDSGRGGNMGFGGRRGGGTGFEGRVGGRGAGRGGSSRGDLDNIVLPSQNFGDLVPFEKNFYTECPSVRAMTESEVKMYRERRDIRVEGYDVPKPIRSFQEANFPAYCLDVIAKLGFVEPTPIQAQGWPMAMKGRDLIGIAETGSGKTLAYLLPALIHISAQPRLVHGQGPIVLVLAPTRELAVQIQQEVTKFGLRANIRSTCIYGGAPKGPQIRDLKNGVEIVIATPGRLIDMLEAGHTNLQRVTYLVLDEADRMLDMGFEPQIRTIVSQIRPDRQTLYWSATWPREVEKLARQFLHDAYKVIIGSSDLKANQSINQVVEVLPEAEKYRRLIKLLVEVMDGSRILIFVETKKGCDKVTRQLRMDGWPALSIHGDKKQAERDLVLSEFKSGRNPIMTATDVAARGLDVKDIKCVINYDFPSSLEDYVHRIGRTGRAGAKGTAFTFFTHENAKHARELIKILREAGQIVSPALSALASSSATGGSSSKYRPQGHRGFGGNRTMVSGPNAIPIGLTRPRPR; this is encoded by the exons ATGAATCCTTACGACCATAGATACGCCGATCCCAATTCCTACCGCGAGCGCCGAAG tgACCTAGTGGGTCCACAGCCTGCTGCGCCGCCGCCGATGGCAGGGCGTGAATCTATGTACAAAGGCTTTCATCCTCCTCCAGTACCATACTATGGCCGTGAAAGAGGTGGGGGAGGTGCTTTACCTAATGCTGGAGGTTTCAATGGCTTCCCGCGGTTTCAGCCTCCCGCAGGACCGTTCAATATCGGTCGCAGTGGCAATGATTTCGGTAGCGGCGGAAGGAGAATGTTTGATTCTGGGAGGGGCGGGAATATGGGTTTTGGAGGTAGACGTGGTGGAGGAACGGGATTTGAGGGGCGTGTTGGCGGACGTGGGGCTGGACGGGGTGGTTCATCAAGAGGGGACTTAGATAACATAGTTCTTCCGAGTCAAAATTTTGGGGATTTGGTCCCTTTTGAAAAGAACTTCTACACTGAGTGTCCTTCTGTGCGTGCAATGACGGAGTCCGAAGTCAAGATGTACAGAGAGAGGCGTGATATTAGAGTGGAAGGATACGATGTCCCAAAACCGATTCGGAGTTTTCAGGAGGCAAATTTTCCTG CTTACTGCCTTGATGTGATTGCGAAATTGGGATTTGTTGAACCAACACCAATTCAGGCTCAAGGATGGCCGATGGCCATGAAAGGAAGAGATTTGATTGGCATTGCTGAAACTGGCTCTGGGAAGACTCTGGCCTATCTACTGCCAGCTTTAATACACATTAGTGCCCAGCCTCGTTTGG TGCATGGTCAAGGTCCCATTGTATTGGTGTTAGCGCCCACCAGAGAATTAGCTGTTCAAATTCAACAAGAGGTCACAAAATTTGGGTTGCGTGCTAATATTAGAAGTACTTGCATTTATGGTGGGGCTCCTAAGGGCCCTCAAATTCGTGATCTCAAAAATG GTGTTGAGATTGTTATTGCTACACCTGGTCGGCTCATAGATATGCTTGAAGCTGGCCACACAAACCTGCAGCGAGTTACTTATCTTGTTTTGGATGAAGCTGATAGAATGCTGGACATGGGATTTGAGCCACAAATAAGGACAATCGTGAGCCAA ATCCGACCTGATAGGCAGACATTATATTGGAGTGCCACATGGCCAAGGGAGGTTGAAAAATTGGCTAGGCAATTTTTACATGATGCGTATAAG GTGATTATTGGTTCATCAGATCTTAAAGCTAACCAGTCAATAAACCAAGTCGTCGAAGTTTTGCCAGAGGCTGAGAAATATAGAAG GTTAATAAAATTGCTTGTAGAAGTGATGGATGGTAGCCGTATTCTGATTTTTGTGGAGACAAAAAAGGGATGTGATAAAGTAACAAGGCAATTGAGAATGGATGGATGGCCAGCTCTATCCATTCATGGGGATAAAAAGCAGGCTGAAAGGGACTTGGTTTTGTCCGAGTTTAAGAGTGGAAGAAACCCAATAATGACAGCCACTGATGTGGCTGCAAGAGGGCTTG ATGTGAAAGATATAAAATGTGTGATCAACTATGATTTCCCATCAAGCCTCGAGGATTATGTCCACAGAATAGGCCGAACGGGGCGTGCTGGTGCAAAGGGAACTGCATTCACATTCTTTACTCATGAGAATGCGAAACACGCCAGAGAGCTTATAAAGATACTGCGAGAAGCAGGGCAGATCGTCTCCCCTgcattgtctgctttagcctCGTCTAGTGCCACTGGAG GTTCTAGCTCTAAATACCGCCCTCAAGGACACAGAGGCTTTGGTGGTAACCGAACAATGGTTTCAGGACCAAATGCGATCCCTATTGGTTTGACGAGACCAAGGCCTCGCTAG